The following proteins are encoded in a genomic region of Jaculus jaculus isolate mJacJac1 chromosome 13, mJacJac1.mat.Y.cur, whole genome shotgun sequence:
- the C13H12orf76 gene encoding uncharacterized protein C12orf76 homolog: MLRSLWLRLCLGLCSVLVEPAEAPHPGEPPERSRPYAVLRGQNLVLMGTIFSILLVTVILMAFCVYKPIRRR; this comes from the exons ATGCTGCGTTCACTGTGGCTGCGGCTGTGCCTGGGGCTCTGCAGCGTCCTCGTGGAGCCGGCCGAGGCCCCGCACCCCGGAGAGCCGCCGGAGCGGAGCCGGCCGTACGCGGTGCTGCGCGGGCAGAACCTGG TGTTGATGGGAACCATTTTTAGCATCCTGCTGGTGACCGTCATCCTTATGGCTTTTTGTGTCTACAAGCCCATCCGTCGCCGGTGA